A single genomic interval of Pan paniscus chromosome 18, NHGRI_mPanPan1-v2.0_pri, whole genome shotgun sequence harbors:
- the CHST6 gene encoding carbohydrate sulfotransferase 6, with translation MWLPRVSSTAVTALLLAQTFLLLFLVSRPGPSSPARGEARVHVLVLSSWRSGSSFVGQLFNQHPDVFYLMEPAWHVWTTLSQGSAATLHMAVRDLVRSVFLCDMDVFDAYLPWRRNLSDLFQWAVSRALCSPPACSAFPRGTISSEAVCKPLCARQPFSLAREACRSYSHVVLKEVRFFNLQVLYPLLSDPALNLRIVHLVRDPRAVLRSREQTAKALARDNGIVLGTNGTWVEADPGLRVVREVCRSHVRIAEAATLKPPPFLRGRYRLVRFEDLAREPLAEIRALYAFTGLSLTPQLEAWIHNITHGSGPGARREAFKTSSRNALNVSQAWRHALPFAKIRRVQELCAGALQLLGYRPVYSEDEQRNLALDLVLPRGLNGFTWASSTASHPRN, from the coding sequence ATGTGGCTGCCGCGCGTCTCCAGCACAGCAGTGACCGCGCTCCTCCTGGCGCagaccttcctcctcctctttctggtTTCCCGGCCAGGGCCCTCGTCCCCAGCACGCGGCGAGGCGCGCGTGCATGTGCTGGTGCTGTCCTCGTGGCGCTCGGGCTCGTCCTTCGTGGGCCAACTCTTCAACCAGCACCCCGACGTCTTCTACCTAATGGAGCCCGCGTGGCACGTGTGGACCACCCTGTCGCAGGGCAGCGCCGCAACGCTGCACATGGCTGTGCGCGACCTGGTGCGCTCCGTCTTCCTGTGCGACATGGACGTGTTTGATGCCTATCTGCCTTGGCGCCGCAACCTGTCCGACCTCTTCCAGTGGGCCGTGAGCCGTGCACTGTGCTCGCCACCCGCCTGCAGTGCCTTTCCCCGAGGCACCATCAGCAGCGAGGCCGTGTGCAAGCCACTGTGCGCGCGGCAGCCCTTCAGCCTGGCCCGGGAGGCCTGCCGCTCCTACAGCCACGTGGTGCTCAAGGAGGTGCGCTTCTTCAACCTGCAGGTGCTCTACCCGCTGCTCAGCGACCCCGCGCTCAACCTACGCATCGTGCACCTGGTGCGCGACCCGCGGGCCGTGCTGCGCTCCCGGGAGCAGACAGCCAAGGCTCTGGCGCGTGACAACGGCATCGTGCTGGGCACCAACGGCACGTGGGTGGAGGCCGATCCCGGCCTGCGCGTGGTGCGTGAGGTGTGCCGTAGCCACGTACGCATCGCCGAGGCCGCCACACTCAAGCCGCCACCCTTTCTGCGCGGCCGCTACCGCCTGGTGCGCTTCGAGGACCTGGCGCGGGAGCCGCTGGCAGAAATCCGTGCGCTCTACGCCTTCACTGGGCTCAGTCTCACGCCACAGCTCGAGGCCTGGATCCATAACATCACCCACGGATCTGGACCTGGTGCGCGCCGCGAAGCCTTCAAGACTTCGTCCAGGAATGCGCTCAACGTCTCCCAGGCCTGGCGCCATGCGCTGCCCTTTGCCAAGATCCGCCGCGTGCAAGAACTGTGCGCTGGTGCGCTGCAGCTGCTGGGCTACCGGCCTGTGTACTCTGAGGACGAGCAGCGCAACCTCGCCCTTGATCTGGTGCTGCCACGAGGCCTGAACGGCTTCACTTGGGCATCATCCACCGCCTCGCACCCCCGAAATTAG